The Pedobacter roseus genome contains a region encoding:
- a CDS encoding lantibiotic dehydratase, with protein sequence MKLNIQPTVIFRTPKFSYQSELADCWEELKKAIAISSSAFYETIKDVEANQLQDLPPKVYFTIWKYFNRAKFRSTPYGTFAGFSLLTDAIKPSEGKIVIEKEQKITTLVDWPYKNNIQLPLADLLNKNCLLFSNSSYYFTPNSIRYIACTDGVFELAELDEDDFVKQILDACIKPIRINELIKTLNLKNEEVENLFGLFQDMHDLQLIFTNYDPNIIGKDYFERLGLTDTKDLPKYLIAQRTVKSGHIKEQLLSAIPGLIKTLHGILPNSDREALNQFITRFKKKFEDQEVPLLLALDPEMGVGYDQLEQAGENDDFIAKISNKSAKSESDGEGIKAAFKQHLSPQSFEKGKPVFLNKLALKLNDNPKPLPNSFSLIMSVHDDLIFTEQIGGATSNALTGRFTMADEAVETYAKNVAGAEQAANPEVLFFDVAYMVETNVDNVNRRQCMYGHQLSILNFDTSADPLSLNDIQLSVKGTEVILRTKRLNKRLVPRMASAYNYSRSDLSVFRLLCDLQHQGLTTSLSLPLDNLFPDLDYYPRLQYQNIVLSNYKWKIKKEDLLGQDQKLLSIKLFRANLVKIGVSNYFKAGLSDQTLCFALHRDEDLNAFLQYMQKHSSLYIEEVNLSQNSIVVDDAGQPYVAQFVLSINHAEKIYNGLLPQVQHTDVIRYFPPGTEWLYFEIYCHQQRSDQVLAEVIASFLADYAADIKSWFFIRYNENGNHIRFRVLLNDILKMQAVTSGLMDNLYVFLNSGLVSDVQIKTYKRELERYGSDMIEHVEKHFATDSDFVMSLFETQPDHFDKYKLCSMLFSEIINAGLVDQQVAGKIIRSLSDSFNREHHLNATDFKQLNNHYQQFRKTEFTELTAEQEQQFEQFSASFITILKQVRPERRVKLLSDLMHMHVNRLFNKDQRTHEMVMYYFLLKDIQRQNAINN encoded by the coding sequence ATGAAGCTTAATATTCAACCCACCGTAATTTTTAGAACACCTAAATTTTCGTATCAATCCGAACTTGCCGATTGTTGGGAGGAGTTAAAAAAAGCAATCGCTATATCTTCATCTGCATTTTACGAAACGATAAAAGATGTAGAAGCAAACCAGTTACAGGATCTTCCACCGAAGGTGTACTTTACCATCTGGAAATATTTTAACCGGGCTAAGTTCCGCTCCACACCTTATGGCACATTTGCCGGTTTCAGTTTATTAACCGATGCCATTAAACCATCTGAAGGCAAAATTGTAATCGAAAAAGAACAAAAAATTACGACCCTGGTCGATTGGCCTTACAAAAATAATATTCAGCTGCCCTTAGCCGATCTGTTGAATAAAAACTGCCTGTTGTTCAGTAACAGCAGTTATTACTTTACTCCAAACAGTATCCGTTACATTGCCTGTACCGATGGGGTTTTCGAACTGGCTGAGCTTGATGAAGATGATTTTGTAAAACAGATATTGGATGCCTGTATCAAACCAATACGTATTAATGAACTCATCAAGACATTAAATTTAAAAAACGAAGAAGTAGAAAACCTTTTTGGCCTGTTTCAGGATATGCACGATCTGCAGCTGATATTTACCAATTACGATCCTAATATCATTGGGAAAGACTATTTCGAACGCTTAGGCCTTACCGATACAAAAGATTTACCAAAATACCTCATTGCCCAAAGAACAGTAAAATCCGGTCACATAAAAGAACAATTGCTTTCTGCCATTCCCGGATTGATCAAAACGCTTCATGGTATTTTACCCAATAGCGACCGCGAAGCTTTAAATCAGTTTATAACCAGGTTTAAAAAGAAATTTGAAGATCAGGAAGTGCCGCTTTTACTGGCACTCGATCCCGAAATGGGGGTTGGTTACGATCAGCTCGAACAAGCGGGCGAAAATGACGATTTTATCGCTAAAATCAGCAATAAGTCAGCTAAGTCTGAAAGCGATGGAGAGGGCATTAAGGCAGCATTTAAGCAGCATCTCTCCCCGCAAAGCTTCGAAAAAGGTAAACCGGTGTTTTTAAACAAGCTTGCTTTAAAGTTAAACGATAACCCGAAGCCGCTGCCCAATTCTTTTAGTCTGATTATGTCTGTTCATGACGACCTGATTTTTACCGAGCAGATAGGAGGGGCAACCTCAAATGCATTAACCGGTAGGTTTACCATGGCCGATGAGGCGGTAGAAACTTATGCAAAAAATGTTGCCGGTGCCGAGCAGGCGGCCAATCCGGAGGTATTGTTTTTCGACGTGGCGTACATGGTCGAAACCAATGTAGATAATGTAAACCGTCGCCAATGCATGTATGGCCACCAATTATCGATCCTCAATTTTGATACCTCAGCAGATCCGCTGAGTTTAAATGATATCCAGCTTTCTGTTAAGGGAACAGAAGTTATACTCCGCACTAAACGTTTAAACAAACGTTTAGTGCCCCGAATGGCTTCCGCTTATAATTATTCCCGCTCAGATCTTTCTGTATTTAGGTTATTATGCGATTTACAGCATCAGGGGCTCACAACAAGCCTTTCCTTGCCGCTCGATAACCTGTTTCCTGATCTCGATTATTATCCGCGCTTACAATATCAAAATATAGTGCTAAGCAATTATAAATGGAAAATTAAGAAAGAAGATCTTTTAGGTCAGGACCAAAAACTTTTATCAATCAAACTTTTCCGTGCAAACCTTGTAAAAATAGGGGTGAGCAATTATTTTAAAGCCGGTTTATCTGATCAAACCCTCTGTTTTGCACTGCACAGAGATGAGGACCTGAATGCTTTTCTTCAATATATGCAGAAACACAGTTCATTGTATATTGAAGAAGTAAACCTATCCCAGAATAGTATTGTAGTAGATGATGCAGGGCAGCCTTATGTGGCACAGTTTGTTTTAAGCATCAATCATGCAGAGAAAATTTATAATGGTTTGTTGCCTCAGGTACAACATACTGATGTAATCCGGTATTTTCCGCCAGGAACAGAATGGCTCTATTTTGAAATTTATTGCCATCAGCAAAGATCTGATCAGGTTCTGGCCGAAGTAATAGCCTCTTTTTTAGCAGATTATGCTGCAGACATTAAATCGTGGTTTTTTATCCGCTACAATGAAAACGGAAACCACATCAGATTTAGGGTGCTTTTAAACGATATACTTAAAATGCAAGCGGTAACATCTGGTTTAATGGATAACCTGTACGTATTTTTAAATTCTGGACTGGTGTCTGACGTGCAGATTAAAACTTATAAGCGCGAACTCGAGCGCTATGGCAGCGATATGATCGAACATGTTGAAAAACATTTTGCTACCGATAGTGACTTTGTAATGTCCCTTTTCGAAACACAGCCTGATCATTTTGATAAATATAAGCTGTGCTCGATGCTGTTTTCAGAAATAATTAACGCAGGATTGGTTGATCAGCAGGTGGCAGGTAAAATAATCAGGTCCTTATCCGATTCCTTTAACCGTGAACACCATTTAAATGCGACCGATTTTAAACAGCTCAACAATCACTACCAGCAGTTCAGGAAAACTGAATTTACTGAGTTAACTGCTGAACAAGAACAGCAGTTCGAACAATTTTCAGCTTCTTTTATCACTATCCTTAAACAGGTACGGCCTGAAAGACGTGTTAAACTGCTTAGCGATTTGATGCACATGCATGTAAACAGGCTTTTTAATAAAGACCAGCGCACGCATGAAATGGTGATGTATTACTTTTTATTAAAAGATATCCAGCGGCAAAATGCCATTAATAATTAG
- a CDS encoding sensor histidine kinase gives MNFLHLKIFYEKYKFHLLVWSLYIVYEVFILGLTTNRFREPGAYLLVYIVNILTFYTYGFLLKRVLKTESNALKILKVTILIAVIIFAYVVSTFFLIIFFEKISLIKTNPDRAFDRELILSCIYRSILFIGYSTGYVYITKSFQDQKKVEALERVNLVTQLEKQALENDLVQSQNNYLRSQINPHFLFNTLNFIYNDARKKAPMAADAIMNLAEMMRYALKRPEASEMVPLSEEIEQIEHLINLHKLRTANTINLELEVTGDLFGLRFPPLILLTLVENIFKHGNVSHSTQPALIKIIYENDKLHISTINMINDNKGKQTESHHVGIENIGKRLSNFYGDNYVFRYYKDPLNRYITEIEVTVVNPMARLNR, from the coding sequence ATGAACTTTTTACACTTAAAAATATTCTACGAAAAGTATAAGTTTCACCTGTTGGTATGGAGTCTTTACATCGTTTATGAGGTATTTATTCTGGGTTTAACCACAAATCGATTCAGAGAACCGGGAGCCTATCTACTTGTTTATATCGTTAATATTTTAACCTTCTATACCTATGGTTTTTTACTGAAAAGGGTATTAAAAACGGAATCAAATGCTTTAAAAATTTTAAAGGTTACTATACTCATTGCAGTAATAATTTTTGCATACGTCGTTTCTACATTTTTTCTTATTATCTTTTTTGAAAAAATAAGCTTAATAAAAACAAACCCGGATAGAGCCTTTGACCGGGAATTAATATTATCCTGCATTTATCGTTCAATATTATTTATTGGTTACTCAACGGGTTATGTTTATATCACTAAATCATTTCAGGATCAAAAGAAGGTTGAAGCGCTTGAAAGAGTGAACCTGGTTACCCAGCTTGAGAAACAGGCTTTAGAAAACGATCTGGTACAATCGCAAAACAATTACCTGCGCAGCCAGATCAATCCGCACTTCCTGTTCAACACCTTAAATTTTATTTATAACGACGCCCGTAAAAAAGCGCCTATGGCAGCAGATGCGATTATGAATCTTGCTGAAATGATGCGCTATGCTTTAAAACGCCCTGAAGCATCAGAAATGGTTCCTTTAAGTGAAGAGATTGAGCAAATTGAGCATTTAATCAATCTTCATAAACTCCGAACGGCTAACACGATTAATCTGGAACTTGAAGTAACGGGAGATTTATTTGGGTTAAGGTTTCCACCCCTTATCTTATTAACTTTAGTAGAGAACATATTTAAGCATGGAAATGTTTCGCACTCTACTCAGCCTGCATTAATTAAAATCATTTACGAAAATGATAAACTCCATATCAGCACGATTAACATGATTAACGACAACAAGGGAAAACAAACTGAAAGTCATCATGTTGGCATCGAAAACATCGGCAAACGTTTGAGTAATTTCTATGGCGATAATTATGTATTCAGGTATTATAAAGACCCGCTTAACCGCTACATTACAGAAATTGAAGTTACCGTTGTTAACCCAATGGCCAGGTTAAACCGCTAA
- a CDS encoding PorP/SprF family type IX secretion system membrane protein yields the protein MKILSALKIYVAVLGLLLCTAKSFAQTDPHFSQYYANPLYLNPALTGVIDGDYRATVNFKQQWSALNSSFLTGGASFDLAPKKNFAFGATILNQRAGELDFNYLSALVSGSYRLRFGAEGLQMVSFGLQAGIINRSFDFSQARFGNQFNPVTGYDGGMMSGETLSSQSSLVPDVNAGIMFFDGNPNKSVNVFLGASAAHLTRPMDRFSGTNSRIPVRFTAHGGARIKASELLDIVPNALFMYQGNTNEVSLGAYAQLNVNSSANILFGGNYRNKDAAIAFVGLQLKNMVFGLSYDVNTSTFNRASNSNGGLELSVSLIGRNGIIGPNFFCPRL from the coding sequence ATGAAAATACTATCGGCTTTAAAAATATATGTTGCGGTGCTGGGGTTACTGCTGTGTACAGCTAAGTCTTTTGCACAAACTGATCCGCATTTTTCGCAATATTATGCAAACCCCTTATACCTTAATCCGGCATTAACGGGCGTAATAGACGGCGATTACCGTGCAACGGTAAACTTTAAACAACAATGGAGTGCACTTAACAGCTCGTTCTTAACCGGTGGTGCATCTTTCGATCTCGCCCCGAAAAAGAACTTCGCATTTGGTGCAACCATTTTAAACCAAAGGGCAGGGGAGCTAGATTTTAACTACCTCTCTGCCCTGGTATCAGGTTCGTATCGCTTAAGGTTCGGTGCCGAGGGTTTGCAGATGGTGAGCTTTGGCTTACAGGCCGGTATCATTAACCGCAGTTTCGATTTTTCTCAGGCCAGGTTCGGTAACCAGTTTAATCCTGTTACCGGTTATGATGGCGGCATGATGAGTGGCGAAACGCTTTCATCGCAGTCTTCACTGGTGCCGGATGTAAACGCAGGTATCATGTTCTTTGATGGTAACCCCAATAAAAGTGTAAACGTTTTCTTAGGCGCAAGTGCAGCACACTTAACCCGTCCGATGGATCGTTTCTCGGGTACTAATTCGCGTATCCCTGTTCGCTTCACCGCGCATGGCGGTGCCAGGATCAAAGCTTCAGAACTGCTGGATATTGTGCCAAATGCCTTATTTATGTACCAGGGTAATACCAATGAGGTTTCGTTGGGTGCTTATGCCCAGCTTAATGTTAACTCATCAGCAAATATTTTATTTGGCGGTAACTACCGTAATAAAGATGCTGCAATTGCCTTTGTGGGTTTACAGTTAAAAAATATGGTTTTCGGGTTGAGTTATGATGTGAACACCTCTACTTTCAACCGGGCATCAAATAGTAATGGCGGTTTAGAGCTTTCGGTATCCTTAATTGGCCGTAACGGAATTATTGGTCCAAACTTCTTTTGCCCACGTTTATAA
- a CDS encoding OmpA family protein: MKKILLILLVALGGFANAQYVVNYKKVADTYFENKDYYAASTFYKKALKITGDSTQAILPYGKERKSATDDKVIEDYEGSIYNLAESSRLYREFNEAEKYYAIAATFTNTRFRKALFYYAESLRANKKFDQAIDVFQQFIQKNTGDPLAKEAQKEIESCKFAIEEMRFPRMVQVKKVPTNVNGLGSNYAAVKINNELYFTSSRPVAVGSKKDMVKTEAGGEVQVSTKANPFINNLYSAKGNLNTADIAVKKLDINFPKGTEIAAPAFTPDGNTVYFTTWRDKEKYAIYSSKKTGDKWSDAQPVGLQVNSKDFNSSQPFVTSDGKFLLFSSDRSGGYGKFDLWYCAIRADGSLGQAVNFGQAINTEDDERAPYYNTLTKKLLFSTDGRTGFGGLDFFESEGDLVDWTAPKNLGYPFNSSKDDIYFTATDDKGTAGYISSDRESSCCLEIFEVKKEYLSISGILTDCKTKLPLAGASVTLNNAEGPQKLTTGTDGIYKFKVDSKRPIKLLFAKDNYFAVTKNYPYEELAKADTLIYKDYCLSPFKIGIPMALDNVYYEFNSAELTEPSKKVLDFLIPIMEDNPEMEIELGSHTDNIGTDEYNLDLSNRRAKSCTDYLESKGIAAARMTSKGYGESMPIAPNEIIVKRKKKDNPEGRAKNRRTEFKVTKK; this comes from the coding sequence ATGAAAAAAATATTACTCATTTTATTAGTGGCACTTGGCGGTTTTGCTAACGCTCAGTATGTGGTTAATTATAAAAAGGTTGCCGATACTTATTTCGAAAATAAGGATTATTATGCAGCATCTACCTTTTATAAGAAAGCCCTTAAAATTACTGGCGATAGTACCCAGGCCATTTTACCTTATGGCAAGGAAAGAAAATCAGCCACTGATGATAAAGTGATAGAAGATTATGAAGGATCGATTTACAACCTGGCCGAGTCGAGCAGGCTCTACAGGGAGTTTAACGAGGCCGAGAAATATTATGCCATAGCTGCTACTTTTACCAATACCCGTTTTAGAAAAGCATTGTTCTATTATGCAGAAAGCTTAAGGGCCAACAAAAAATTTGATCAGGCCATTGATGTTTTTCAGCAGTTCATCCAGAAAAACACTGGAGATCCTTTAGCTAAAGAAGCCCAGAAAGAAATCGAATCGTGTAAGTTTGCCATTGAAGAAATGCGTTTCCCACGTATGGTACAGGTAAAAAAAGTACCAACCAACGTAAACGGTTTAGGATCTAACTATGCTGCGGTAAAAATCAATAACGAACTGTATTTTACTTCATCACGTCCCGTTGCTGTAGGTAGTAAAAAAGATATGGTTAAAACAGAGGCCGGTGGCGAAGTTCAGGTATCAACAAAAGCCAATCCATTTATCAACAACCTCTATTCAGCCAAGGGTAATTTAAATACAGCAGATATTGCCGTTAAAAAACTGGATATTAATTTTCCTAAAGGTACAGAGATTGCCGCACCTGCTTTTACCCCGGATGGTAATACAGTATATTTCACCACCTGGAGGGATAAAGAAAAATATGCCATTTATAGTTCCAAAAAAACAGGCGATAAATGGTCTGATGCACAACCGGTAGGTTTGCAGGTAAACAGTAAAGATTTCAACTCCTCACAGCCATTTGTAACCAGCGATGGTAAGTTCCTGCTTTTCTCTTCTGATAGAAGTGGCGGTTACGGCAAGTTCGACCTTTGGTACTGCGCCATCCGTGCCGATGGTTCATTGGGGCAGGCGGTAAACTTTGGTCAGGCCATTAATACCGAAGATGATGAGCGTGCGCCTTATTACAATACCTTAACCAAAAAATTATTGTTCAGTACCGATGGAAGAACAGGTTTCGGTGGACTTGATTTCTTTGAATCAGAGGGCGATCTGGTTGATTGGACCGCTCCAAAAAACCTGGGTTATCCATTTAACTCTTCAAAAGATGATATTTATTTCACAGCGACCGATGATAAAGGAACAGCTGGATACATCAGTTCTGATCGCGAATCATCCTGCTGTTTAGAAATATTCGAAGTGAAAAAAGAATATTTATCAATCTCAGGTATTTTAACCGATTGTAAAACCAAATTGCCTTTAGCAGGTGCAAGTGTTACCCTCAACAATGCAGAAGGTCCACAAAAACTTACTACAGGTACCGATGGTATTTATAAGTTTAAAGTAGATTCGAAAAGACCGATCAAATTGCTTTTTGCTAAAGACAATTACTTTGCAGTAACCAAAAACTATCCTTATGAGGAACTTGCAAAAGCAGATACATTAATTTATAAAGATTACTGCTTAAGCCCTTTCAAAATAGGTATTCCGATGGCGTTGGACAATGTATATTACGAATTTAACAGCGCCGAATTAACTGAACCTTCTAAAAAAGTGCTCGACTTCCTGATCCCGATTATGGAAGATAACCCTGAAATGGAAATCGAATTAGGTTCTCATACCGATAACATCGGTACAGATGAGTACAACCTCGATTTATCAAACAGAAGGGCAAAATCTTGTACTGATTATTTAGAAAGTAAAGGTATTGCCGCTGCCAGAATGACTTCAAAAGGTTATGGCGAATCAATGCCGATTGCACCAAATGAAATCATCGTTAAACGCAAGAAAAAAGATAACCCTGAAGGTAGGGCTAAAAACAGAAGAACTGAATTTAAAGTAACCAAAAAATAG